A window of the Parambassis ranga chromosome 17, fParRan2.1, whole genome shotgun sequence genome harbors these coding sequences:
- the LOC114450276 gene encoding vang-like protein 2, with protein MDNESQYSGYSYKSSHSRSSRKHRDRRDRHRSKSRDSSSRGDKSVTIQTPGEPLLDAESTRGDERDDNWGETTTVVTGTSEHSISNEDLTRVTKDLEESSPLECKRFIGPALGGCLSFFALVTPLAFLILPQVLWRDALDPCGTPCEGLYVSLAFKLLVLLISSWALFLRPPRATLPRFFVFRCLLMVLVFLFVASYWLFYGVRVLEPREKDYRGIVEYAASLVDALLFIQYLALVLLEVRHLQPAFCLKVVRSTDGASRFYNVGHLSIQRAAVWVLDRYYSDFSVYNPALLNLPKSILSKKMTGFKVYSLDENPTNNSTGQSRAMIAAAARRRDNSHNEYYYEEAEMDRRVRKRKARLVVAVEEAFTHIKRLHEDEVASSPKHPREVMDPREAAQAIFAPMARAMQKYLRTTRQQAFHSMESILTHLQFCITHNMTPKAFLERYLSPGPTMQYQQQNGRGRQWTLVSEEPVTSALRQGLVFSLRRLDFSLVVTVTQLPFLRLGEEFIDPKSHKFVMRLQSETSV; from the exons ATGGACAACGAGTCGCAGTACTCGGGCTACTCATACAAGTCCTCCCACTCCAGGAGCTCCCGCAAGCACAG GGACCGGAGGGACCGTCACAGATCCAAGAGCCGAGACAGCAGCAGCCGCGGAGACAAATCAGTCACCATACAGACACCCGGAGAGCCGCTTCTTGATGCAGAGTCGACCCGCGGAGATGAAAGG GATGATAACTGGGGAGAGACCACCACTGTCGTCACCGGCACCTCTGAGCACAGCATCTCAAACGAGGACCTGACCCGCGTCACCAAAGATTTGGAGGAGTCGAGCCCGCTTGAGTGCAAACGGTTTATTGGCCCCGCACTGGGAGGCTGCCTGAGCTTCTTCGCTCTGGTCACGCCGTTAGCGTTCCTCATCCTCCCGCAGGTCCTGTGGCGTGACGCCCTCGACCCCTGCGGCACACCCTGCGAGGGCCTCTACGTCTCCCTGGCCTTTaagctcctggtcctgctcATCTCCTCCTGGGCGCTGTTCCTCCGCCCTCCCCGCGCCACCCTCCCACGCTTCTTTGTCTTCCGGTGCCTTCTGATGGTGCTGGTGTTCTTGTTTGTGGCGTCGTACTGGTTGTTCTACGGTGTGCGGGTGCTGGAGCCCCGGGAGAAGGACTACAGGGGGATTGTGGAGTACGCTGCCTCGCTGGTGGACGCCTTGCTCTTCATCCAGTACCTGGCTCTGGTGCTGCTGGAGGTCCGACACCTGCAGCCAGCTTTTTGCCTCAAAGTGGTCCGGAGCACGGACGGAGCCAGCAGGTTCTACAACGTGGGTCACCTCAG TATCCAGCGGGCCGCCGTCTGGGTGTTGGACCGTTATTACAGCGACTTCTCCGTTTACAACCCTGCACTGCTCAACCTGCCCAAATCCATCCTGTCCAAGAAGATGACCGGCTTCAAGGTTTACTCTCTGGACG AAAACCCCACCAATAACTCCACAGGCCAGTCCCGAGCCATGATAGCAGCTGCTGCCAGGAGGAGGGACAACTCCCACAACGAGTATTACTACGAGGAGGCCGAGATGGACCGCAGGGTCCGTAAACGCAAGGCCAG GTTGGTTGTGGCGGTGGAAGAGGCCTTCACACATATCAAGCGTCTCCATGAGGACGAGGTGGCCTCGTCTCCCAAACACCCCAGAGAGGTGATGGATCCTCGGGAGGCGGCTCAGGCCATCTTCGCCCCGATGGCCCGGGCCATGCAGAAATACCTGAGGACCACACGGCAGCAGGCCTTCCACAGCATGGAGAGCATCCTCACACACCTGCAGTTCTGCATCACACACAACATGACGCCCAAG GCTTTCCTGGAGCGTTACCTCTCCCCGGGTCCCACCATGCAGTACCAGCAGCAGAACGGCAGAGGGCGCCAGTGGACTCTGGTGAGCGAGGAACCGGTGACCTCAGCCCTGCGCCAGGGTCTGGTCTTCTCCCTGCGCCGCCTGGACTTCTCCCTGGTTGTCACGGTAACGCAGCTCCCCTTCCTGCGGCTCGGAGAGGAGTTCATCGACCCGAAGAGCCACAAGTTCGTCATGAGGCTGCAGTCGGAGACGTCGGTGTGA
- the ncstn gene encoding nicastrin — MSTLPVVFFAFQTRKMDLRSNKWIINFIVCLFFMGASCSSVEKKIYVHLNYTIPCVRLLNATHQIGCQSSLSGDVGVLHVLESEENLDWVLRSGPNPPYMVILESWLFNRPVMIKLKESSRRVAGVVVVAPSTNPAEGFSPHTKCPNENTGVYSESYDPVLAHCNETVWNPLGNGLSYEEFDFPIFSLKDDNDTQIIRQCYMEHNRAANGSSPRYPLCAMQLYSHMSAVTDTATCMRRNDINFSISPEMVCDPLGDYNVWASTRPLNTTTKGHKMWEKVVIAAARLDSRSFFFDIAPGAESAASGFITLLGAAHALRNATQEAPPNRTILYTFFQGETFDYIGSSRLVYDMENNEFVVDLDNVDSVLEVGQVGRLNNSRIWLHSDPVSRRNSSIDDEVNKLVNNLRSASAGSGFSVEEPGVSQPLPPSSFQRFLRARQIPGVVIEDHQSAFANRYYESMFDNAEYLNVSYPPNLTPEEQLEFVTDTAKALTEVATIVARALYIQAGGADTQLRNINADPQIVSQMLYGFLVRSNNSWFQQLVPADLASHLTDRPTNFYVGVTQQPSEPTSLVQYLLANLTGSTMNITQDDCQNQRENESDKDSKHLYNYRWVQGAAPPNSTNRQGYCVRSTVHLSKALSPAFDLREYTSKDYSTWTESRWKTIKGRVFLVASHELEMLTLGVGVGVLLTSLLLTYIISSKADILFSSGREPTNATY, encoded by the exons ATGTCaacacttcctgttgtgttttttgctttTCAAACCAGGAAGATGGATTTGCGCTCGAACAAATGGATTATTAATttcattgtgtgtttatttttcatgg gtGCCAGCTGTAGTTCAGTGGAAAAGAAGATTTATGTGCATCTCAATTACACAATCCCATGTGTGCGACTGCTAAATGCAACACATCAAATAGGCTGCCAGT CCTCGTTGTCAGGTGATGTGGGTGTGCTTCATGTGCTTGAGTCAGAGGAGAACCTGGACTGGGTCCTGCGCTCCGGTCCCAATCCTCCTTATATGGTTATCCTGGAGTCCTGGCTCTTTAATAG gcctgtcatgataaaaCTGAAGGAAAGCTCCAGGAGGGTGGCTGGCGTTGTTGTTGTGGCGCCAAGTACAAATCCAGCTGAAGGCTTCTCTCCACACACCAAATGCCCCAACGAGAACACAG GTGTGTATTCAGAGAGCTATGATCCAGTCCTGGCTCACTGTAATGAGACGGTGTGGAACCCTCTGGGAAACGGCCTGTCCTACGAGGAGTTTGACTTCCCCATCTTTTCCCTGAAGGACGACAACGACACCCAGATCATACGACAG TGCTACATGGAACATAACCGTGCTGCGAATGGCAGCAGCCCTCGGTACCCGCTGTGTGCCATGCAGCTGTACTCCCACATGTCCGCCGTCACTGACACGGCCACTTGCATGAGGAGGAATGATATAAACTTTAGCATCAGTCCAG AGATGGTATGTGACCCTCTGGGTGACTACAATGTTTGGGCCTCCACCAGGCCTCTGAACACCACCACCAAGGGCCACAAGATGTGGGAGAAGgtggtcatagcagcagccagg CTTGACAGCAGGTCTTTTTTCTTTGACATCGCTCCGGGCGCAGAGAGTGCAGCTTCAGGATTTATCACCCTGCTGGGAGCTGCACATGCTCTGCGTAACGCCACCCAGGAGGCCCCGCCGAACCGCACCATCTTATACACCTTCTTCCAAGGG GAAACGTTTGACTACATCGGCAGTTCGAGGTTGGTGTACGACATGGAGAATAATGAGTTTGTAGTGGATCTGGACAACGTTGACTCAGTGCTGGAAGTTGGACAG GTTGGACGCCTTAACAACTCCAGGATCTGGCTTCACTCTGATCCTGTGTCTCGGAGGAACAGCAGTATCGATGAtgag gtAAACAAGCTCGTAAACAACCTGAGATCAGCCTCTGCTGGTTCAGGTTTTTCAGTAGAGGAGCCCGGTGTCTCTCAGCCGCTCCCTCCATCGTCCTTCCAGCGCTTCCTGCGAGCTCGGCAGATCCCTGGTGTGGTTATCGAGGATCACCAGTCTGCATTCGCCaacag GTACTATGAGAGCATGTTTGATAACGCAGAATATCTGAACGTATCCTACCCACCGAACCTGACGccagaggagcagctggagtTTGTCACAGACACTGCTAAG GCTTTGACTGAAGTTGCGACCATAGTGGCTCGAGCTCTGTACATACAGGCGGGAGGAGCAGACACCCAGCTGAGGAACATCAACGCAGACCCTCAGATA GTGAGCCAAATGCTGTACGGCTTTCTTGTCCGGTCAAATAACTCCTGGTTCCAGCAGCTGGTGCCTGCAGACCTTGCAAGCCATCTGA cTGACAGACCCACAAACTTCTATGTTGGTGTGACTCAGCAGCCCAGTGAACCGACCTCTCTGGTCCAGTACCTGCTGGCTAACCTGACTGGCAGCACTATGAACATCACTCAGGATGACTGCCAGAACCAGAGAGAGAACGAGAGCGACAAGGACAGCAAACAT CTGTACAACTACAGGTGGGTCCAAGGAGCAGCACCTCCCAACAGCACGAATCGGCAGGGTTACTGCGTCCGCTCCACAGTTCATCTCTCCAAAGCGCTGTCCCCGGCCTTCGACCTGAGGGAGTACACCTCCAAAGATTATTCAACATGGACAGAATCCAGGTGGAAAACTATCAAAGGCCGCGTATTCCTGGTGGCCAGTCACGAACTGGAG ATGCTGACGCTCGGCGTGGGTGTCGGCGTGCTGCTGACGTCCCTCCTTCTCACTTACATCATCAGCTCAAAGGCCGACATCCTCTTCAGCTCGGGGAGGGAACCCACCAACGCCACCTACTGA